The following proteins are encoded in a genomic region of Pangasianodon hypophthalmus isolate fPanHyp1 chromosome 26, fPanHyp1.pri, whole genome shotgun sequence:
- the c26h19orf53 gene encoding leydig cell tumor 10 kDa protein homolog → MAQGKHKFKAQRPGGAKKQQNKPKGPKKGGRIIAPKKAAIVQQQKLKQGLEVAIRNKIEHEVTQKASTSLHKRLSVLKTPQGKGGAAGNSKTATTKTTAPSK, encoded by the exons ATGGCGCAGGGGAAACACAAATTTAAAGCGCAGCGACCCGGTGGAgcgaaaaaacaacaaaacaaaccgAAAGGACCAAAGAAAGGAG GTCGGATCATCGCCCCGAAAAAAGCAGCAATAGTCCAACAACAGAAACTAAAACAG GGTCTGGAGGTGGCTATCAGGAATAAGATTGAACATGAGGTGACTCAGAAAGCCAGCACCTCCTTACACAAGAGGCTGAGTGTACTGAAGACCCCTCAGGGAAAaggaggagcagcaggaaaCAGCAAAACCGCCACCACCAAAACCACCGCACCTTCCAAATAA